From Streptomyces chrestomyceticus JCM 4735, one genomic window encodes:
- a CDS encoding helix-turn-helix domain-containing protein: MDDKAYERVLTNVGPRLRRLRQDRGVTLTALSETTGISVSTLSRLESGGRKATLELLLPLAQAHQVPLDELVGAPEVGDPRVRAVPQRRAHMTFVPLTRQPGGLQAYKLVIDPVAGEPDLRTHEGYEWLYVLSGRLRLLLADRDVVLRSGEAAEFDTRLPHWFGPAGGEPVEVLSLFGRQGERMHVRARPRGRDQEG; the protein is encoded by the coding sequence ATGGACGACAAGGCGTACGAACGGGTGCTGACGAACGTGGGACCGCGGCTGCGGCGGCTGCGGCAGGACAGAGGGGTCACGCTCACCGCCCTCTCGGAGACGACGGGCATCTCGGTGAGCACCCTCTCCCGGCTCGAATCGGGCGGCCGCAAGGCCACGCTCGAACTGCTGCTGCCGCTCGCCCAGGCGCATCAGGTGCCGCTGGACGAGCTGGTCGGCGCGCCGGAGGTGGGCGATCCCCGGGTGCGCGCGGTGCCACAGCGCCGGGCGCACATGACGTTCGTGCCGCTGACCCGGCAGCCCGGCGGGCTCCAGGCGTACAAGCTGGTCATCGATCCGGTGGCGGGCGAGCCCGACCTGCGCACCCATGAGGGCTACGAGTGGCTGTACGTGCTCTCCGGGCGGCTGCGGCTGCTGCTCGCGGACCGGGACGTGGTGCTGCGGTCCGGCGAGGCGGCGGAGTTCGACACCCGGCTGCCGCACTGGTTCGGGCCGGCGGGCGGCGAACCGGTGGAGGTGCTCAGCCTCTTCGGGCGGCAGGGCGAGCGGATGCACGTACGCGCCCGGCCGCGCGGCCGGGACCAGGAGGGCTGA
- a CDS encoding alpha/beta family hydrolase — MSETVETPVGEARITWHPAKGARAVLAVGHGAGGGIEARDLRALAAELPARGYTVALVEQPWRVAGKKLAPAPKTLDTAWTALWPALEKPGLPVVAGGRSAGARVACRTARALGAHGVLALSFPLHPPGKPEKSRADELTGAGLPTLVVQGGRDPFGRPSEFPAGTRVVEVPYGDHGFAVPKKADLDEPAAMAVITDAVGEWLDGLLA, encoded by the coding sequence GTGAGCGAAACAGTTGAGACCCCTGTGGGTGAGGCACGCATCACCTGGCACCCGGCGAAGGGCGCGCGGGCCGTCCTCGCCGTCGGCCACGGCGCCGGCGGCGGCATCGAGGCACGCGACCTGCGCGCGCTGGCGGCGGAGCTGCCCGCGCGCGGCTACACCGTGGCGCTGGTCGAGCAGCCGTGGCGGGTGGCCGGCAAGAAGCTGGCACCGGCCCCCAAGACGCTGGACACCGCCTGGACCGCACTCTGGCCCGCCCTGGAGAAGCCCGGCCTGCCGGTCGTCGCGGGCGGACGCAGCGCCGGGGCGCGCGTGGCCTGCCGCACGGCGCGCGCTCTGGGCGCGCACGGCGTACTGGCGTTGAGCTTCCCGCTGCACCCGCCGGGCAAGCCGGAGAAGTCGCGCGCGGACGAGCTGACCGGCGCCGGGCTGCCGACGCTGGTGGTGCAGGGCGGCCGGGACCCGTTCGGGCGGCCGTCGGAGTTCCCGGCGGGCACCCGCGTCGTCGAGGTGCCGTACGGGGACCACGGTTTCGCCGTACCGAAGAAGGCGGACCTCGACGAGCCGGCGGCGATGGCCGTGATCACGGACGCGGTGGGGGAGTGGCTGGACGGACTGCTCGCCTGA
- a CDS encoding SOS response-associated peptidase, producing the protein MCGRYAASRGPEDLVGLFEVEKWEPEETLAPDWNIAPTKSVQAVLERPLKDAEDRRPVRQLRRLTWGLVPSWAKSPDVGVKMINARAETVHEKPSFRRAFAARRCLLPGDGYYEWVTAASERQLEEQGKKKRPRKQPYFVTPADGQVMALAGLYEFWRDRTLPDDHPQAWWVTCTVVTTEAETAPLANADGGEGPQTLADIHPRMPLVMTPDKWDAWLDPARTDAADLLPLLAPPPAGLMRAYPVPTDVSNVRNNGPELVKELAAPEVGTLF; encoded by the coding sequence ATGTGCGGACGGTATGCAGCGAGTCGCGGCCCCGAGGATCTGGTGGGGCTCTTCGAGGTCGAGAAGTGGGAGCCGGAAGAGACCCTGGCGCCCGACTGGAACATCGCCCCGACGAAGAGCGTCCAGGCGGTGCTCGAACGTCCCCTTAAAGACGCGGAAGACCGCCGTCCGGTTCGCCAGTTGCGCAGACTGACCTGGGGGCTGGTCCCGTCCTGGGCGAAATCGCCCGATGTCGGCGTCAAGATGATCAACGCACGGGCGGAGACGGTGCACGAGAAGCCCTCGTTCCGGCGGGCGTTCGCGGCCCGCCGCTGCCTGCTGCCCGGCGACGGCTACTACGAGTGGGTCACCGCCGCGTCCGAACGGCAACTGGAGGAGCAGGGCAAGAAGAAGCGGCCCCGCAAGCAGCCGTACTTCGTCACACCGGCGGACGGCCAGGTGATGGCGCTGGCCGGGCTCTACGAGTTCTGGCGCGACCGCACCCTGCCCGACGACCACCCGCAGGCCTGGTGGGTGACCTGCACGGTCGTCACCACCGAGGCCGAGACCGCCCCGCTGGCGAACGCGGACGGCGGCGAGGGCCCGCAGACGCTCGCCGACATCCACCCCCGGATGCCGCTGGTCATGACGCCCGACAAGTGGGACGCCTGGCTCGACCCGGCCCGTACGGACGCGGCCGACCTGCTGCCGCTGCTCGCGCCGCCGCCCGCCGGGCTGATGCGCGCGTACCCGGTCCCCACCGACGTGAGCAACGTCCGCAACAACGGCCCGGAGCTGGTCAAGGAGCTGGCGGCGCCGGAGGTGGGCACGCTGTTCTGA
- a CDS encoding M50 family metallopeptidase, with amino-acid sequence MDTGHITDVWDRVFGIQPDPPPWLVLVTAVLALGAIVPYRAWRLSRNAVTIAHEGGHGLVALLSGRRLSGIRLHSDTSGLTVSRGKPTGLGMILTAAAGYVTPSLLGLLGAWLLASGHITALLWGAVVLLAAMLLMIRNAYGVLTVVLSGAAFFLVSWLTTPDVQAAFAYAVVWFLLLGGVRPPFELQGKRRRGRAGDSDPDQLARLTRVPAAVWLGLFHLVTLSSLAGGGRWLLNL; translated from the coding sequence ATGGACACCGGTCATATCACCGACGTATGGGACAGGGTTTTCGGCATCCAGCCCGATCCGCCGCCCTGGCTCGTGCTGGTCACCGCGGTGCTCGCCCTCGGCGCCATCGTCCCGTACCGCGCCTGGCGGCTGTCCCGTAACGCCGTCACCATCGCCCACGAGGGCGGCCACGGGCTCGTCGCGCTGCTCAGCGGCCGCCGGCTGTCCGGCATCCGGCTGCACTCCGACACGTCGGGGCTGACGGTCTCGCGCGGGAAGCCGACCGGCCTGGGCATGATCCTCACCGCGGCCGCCGGGTACGTCACCCCCTCCCTGCTGGGGCTGCTCGGCGCCTGGCTGCTGGCCTCCGGGCACATCACGGCGCTGCTGTGGGGCGCCGTCGTGCTGCTCGCCGCGATGCTGCTGATGATCCGCAACGCGTACGGCGTGCTGACCGTCGTGCTCTCCGGGGCCGCCTTCTTCCTCGTCTCCTGGCTGACCACCCCGGACGTGCAGGCGGCGTTCGCTTACGCGGTGGTGTGGTTCCTGCTGCTCGGCGGCGTACGGCCGCCCTTCGAACTCCAGGGCAAGCGGCGCCGCGGCCGGGCCGGGGACTCCGACCCCGACCAGTTGGCCCGGCTCACCCGGGTACCGGCGGCCGTCTGGCTGGGCCTCTTCCACCTCGTGACGCTCAGTTCGCTGGCCGGCGGCGGCCGGTGGCTGCTGAATCTCTGA
- the aroA gene encoding 3-phosphoshikimate 1-carboxyvinyltransferase, whose translation MTESPVHPALWPAPVAAGAVDATVTVPGSKSVTNRGLVLAALSSEPGWLRRPLRSRDTLLMAEALRTMGVGIEETAPSNAAATAGADGGGGEAWRVIPAGLHGPATVDVGNAGTVMRFLPPVAALADGAIRFDGDPRSYERPLDGVINALRSLGARIDDDGRGALPMTVHGGGALEGGAVEIDASSSSQFVSALLLSAPRFNQGVEVRHVGSALPSMPHIRMTVDMLRSVGAQVDTPESGGEPNVWRVTPGALLGRDLIVEPDLSNAQPFLAAALVTGGRVTIPDWPERTTQPGDALREIFTAMGGSCELTERGLTFTGTGRVQGIDVDLSEVGELTPGIAAVAALADSPSTLRGVAHLRLHETDRLAALTKEINELGGDVTETEDGLHIRPRPLHGGIFHTYEDHRLATAAAVIGLAVPGVQVENVATTAKTLPDFPALWAGMLGEATAPARRG comes from the coding sequence ATGACCGAGAGCCCCGTGCATCCCGCCCTCTGGCCCGCCCCCGTCGCTGCCGGAGCGGTCGACGCCACCGTCACCGTGCCCGGCTCCAAATCGGTCACCAACCGTGGCCTCGTCCTCGCCGCCCTGTCCTCCGAACCCGGCTGGCTACGCCGGCCGCTGCGCTCCCGGGACACCCTGCTGATGGCCGAGGCGCTGCGCACGATGGGCGTCGGCATCGAGGAGACCGCCCCCTCCAACGCCGCCGCGACGGCCGGCGCGGACGGCGGCGGCGGCGAGGCGTGGCGGGTGATCCCGGCCGGTCTGCACGGCCCGGCCACCGTCGACGTCGGCAACGCCGGTACGGTCATGCGCTTCCTGCCCCCGGTCGCCGCCCTCGCCGACGGCGCCATCCGCTTCGACGGCGACCCGCGCTCCTACGAGCGCCCGCTCGACGGCGTGATCAACGCGCTGCGCTCGCTCGGCGCCCGGATCGACGACGACGGCCGCGGCGCGCTGCCCATGACGGTGCACGGCGGCGGCGCCCTGGAGGGCGGCGCGGTGGAGATCGACGCCTCCTCCTCGTCCCAGTTCGTCAGCGCGCTGCTGCTGTCCGCGCCGCGCTTCAACCAGGGCGTCGAGGTACGGCACGTCGGCTCGGCGCTGCCCTCGATGCCGCACATCCGGATGACCGTCGACATGCTGCGCAGCGTCGGCGCCCAGGTGGACACCCCCGAGTCCGGCGGCGAGCCGAACGTCTGGCGGGTCACCCCCGGCGCCCTGCTGGGCCGCGACCTGATCGTCGAGCCGGACCTGTCCAACGCCCAGCCGTTCCTGGCTGCGGCGCTGGTCACCGGCGGCCGGGTCACCATTCCCGACTGGCCCGAGCGCACCACCCAGCCCGGTGACGCGCTGCGCGAGATCTTCACCGCCATGGGCGGCTCCTGCGAGCTGACCGAGCGCGGCCTGACCTTCACCGGCACCGGCCGCGTCCAGGGCATCGACGTCGACCTGAGCGAGGTCGGCGAGCTGACCCCCGGCATCGCCGCGGTGGCCGCCCTCGCCGACTCCCCCTCCACCCTGCGCGGCGTCGCCCATCTGCGCCTGCACGAGACCGACCGGCTGGCGGCGCTCACCAAGGAGATCAACGAGCTGGGCGGCGACGTCACGGAGACCGAGGACGGCCTGCACATCCGGCCGCGTCCGCTGCACGGCGGCATCTTCCACACCTACGAGGACCACCGGCTGGCCACCGCCGCCGCGGTCATCGGCCTGGCCGTACCGGGCGTGCAGGTCGAGAACGTGGCGACGACCGCCAAGACGCTGCCCGACTTCCCCGCCCTGTGGGCCGGCATGCTCGGCGAGGCCACGGCCCCCGCGCGGAGAGGCTGA
- the rsgA gene encoding ribosome small subunit-dependent GTPase A produces MRRYGKNPDEDDIRVRPNRKGNRPRTNIRPKHEDASEGLVLTVDRGRLTCLIEDRTVIAMKARELGRKSAVVGDRVAVVGDLSGAKDTLARIVRVEPRSSTLRRTADDDDPFERVVVANADQLAIVTALADPEPRPRLIDRCLVAAYDAGLDPLLVLTKSDLASPDALLESYGTLGVPYIVTNRDELADGTAADRVRERLRGHMTAFVGHSGVGKTTLVNALVPDRKRATGHVNAVTGRGRHTTTSALALPLPDDSGWVIDTPGVRSFGLHHVDPARVILAFPDLVPGTADCPRACSHDEPDCALDQWVADGHADPARLYSLRRLLATRERREGD; encoded by the coding sequence ATGCGGCGCTACGGCAAGAACCCCGACGAGGACGACATCCGCGTCCGTCCCAACCGCAAGGGCAACCGCCCCCGTACGAACATCCGGCCCAAGCACGAGGACGCCAGCGAGGGCCTGGTCCTGACCGTCGACCGGGGCCGGCTCACCTGCCTCATCGAGGACCGCACGGTCATCGCGATGAAGGCACGCGAACTGGGCCGCAAGTCCGCCGTGGTCGGCGACCGGGTCGCGGTGGTCGGCGACCTGTCCGGCGCGAAGGACACCCTGGCGCGGATCGTCCGGGTCGAGCCGCGCAGCTCCACCCTGCGGCGTACGGCGGACGACGACGACCCGTTCGAGCGGGTGGTCGTCGCCAACGCCGACCAGCTCGCGATCGTCACCGCGCTCGCCGACCCGGAGCCGCGGCCGCGGCTGATCGACCGCTGCCTGGTCGCCGCGTACGACGCGGGCCTGGACCCGCTGCTGGTCCTGACCAAGTCGGACCTGGCGTCCCCCGACGCCCTCCTGGAGTCGTACGGCACGCTCGGCGTCCCGTACATCGTCACCAACCGTGACGAACTCGCCGACGGCACCGCCGCCGACCGGGTCAGGGAGCGGCTGCGCGGCCACATGACCGCCTTCGTCGGGCACTCCGGCGTCGGCAAGACCACCCTCGTCAACGCGCTGGTGCCGGACCGCAAGCGGGCCACCGGCCACGTCAACGCGGTCACCGGCCGCGGCCGGCACACCACGACCTCCGCGCTCGCGCTCCCGCTGCCGGACGACTCGGGCTGGGTCATCGACACCCCGGGCGTCCGCTCCTTCGGCCTGCACCACGTGGACCCCGCCCGGGTCATCCTCGCCTTCCCCGACCTGGTCCCCGGCACCGCCGACTGCCCGCGCGCGTGCAGCCACGACGAGCCGGACTGCGCCCTGGACCAGTGGGTGGCCGACGGCCACGCGGACCCGGCACGGCTGTACTCGCTACGCCGTCTGCTGGCCACCCGGGAGCGACGCGAAGGGGACTGA
- a CDS encoding DMT family transporter has protein sequence MAWLLVVVAGLLETGFAVCLKLSHGFTRLWPTIAFACFALGSFGLLTLSLKKLDVGPAYAVWTGIGAAGTAIYGMVFLGDLVSTLKLVSIAFVIVGVIGLQLSGSAH, from the coding sequence ATGGCGTGGCTGCTCGTCGTGGTGGCAGGGCTCCTGGAGACGGGATTCGCGGTCTGCCTCAAGCTCTCCCACGGCTTCACCCGGCTCTGGCCCACGATCGCCTTCGCCTGCTTCGCCCTCGGCAGCTTCGGCCTGCTCACCCTCTCGCTGAAGAAGCTCGACGTGGGCCCGGCCTACGCGGTGTGGACCGGCATCGGCGCGGCCGGCACCGCCATCTACGGCATGGTCTTCCTCGGCGACCTGGTCTCCACCCTCAAGCTGGTCTCCATCGCCTTCGTCATCGTCGGCGTGATCGGGCTTCAGCTTTCGGGGTCGGCGCACTAG
- a CDS encoding TetR/AcrR family transcriptional regulator: protein MPTARESLLDAAYAALAARPWAGVRMVDVAAEAGVSRQTLYNEFGSKEGLARALVRRETEGYIAGVTRALAEPGAGPGGTGGDVEARVVAAAAWTVRAARTNPLVRAALTGCWSERLPAPAGGIPGRRGPYPGGVSGQPGARADGPPPGPTDLVSRFSDCAMAALEADWPKENLPELGTACATAARLTLSYVVAPAEPEDLTRQLHRAFAHAVHRT, encoded by the coding sequence ATGCCTACAGCGCGTGAATCCCTGCTGGACGCCGCCTACGCGGCGCTCGCGGCCAGGCCGTGGGCAGGAGTCCGGATGGTCGATGTCGCGGCCGAGGCCGGGGTATCCCGGCAGACCCTCTACAACGAGTTCGGCAGCAAGGAGGGCCTGGCCAGAGCCCTGGTGCGGCGGGAGACGGAGGGCTACATCGCCGGGGTCACCCGGGCCCTGGCGGAACCGGGCGCCGGGCCGGGCGGGACGGGCGGTGACGTGGAGGCCCGGGTGGTGGCCGCGGCCGCGTGGACCGTACGGGCCGCCCGGACCAATCCGCTCGTACGGGCGGCGCTGACGGGCTGCTGGAGCGAGCGGCTGCCGGCCCCGGCGGGCGGAATACCGGGACGGCGCGGACCGTACCCCGGCGGCGTGAGCGGCCAGCCGGGGGCGCGCGCGGACGGGCCCCCGCCGGGCCCGACCGACCTGGTGAGCCGGTTCAGCGACTGCGCGATGGCGGCGCTGGAGGCCGACTGGCCCAAGGAGAACCTCCCCGAACTCGGCACCGCCTGCGCCACCGCGGCCCGCCTCACCCTGTCGTACGTCGTCGCCCCCGCCGAGCCCGAAGACCTCACCCGCCAGCTCCACCGGGCCTTCGCCCACGCCGTGCACCGGACCTGA
- the hisN gene encoding histidinol-phosphatase: MPDYHDDLRLGHVLADAADAATMERFKALDLKVETKPDMTPVSEADKAAEELIRGHLQRARPRDAVLGEEFGSEGSGPRRWIIDPIDGTKNYVRGVPVWATLIALMERGEGGDRPVVGVVSAPALNRRWWAAEGLGAYTGRSLTSATRLQASRVSRLQDASFAYSSLTGWEEQGRLPGFLELSRDCWRTRGYGDFWPYMMVAEGSVDICAEPELSLWDMAACAVVVQEAGGRFTGLDGVPGPHSGNAAASNGLLHEELLSYIGDERR, translated from the coding sequence ATGCCCGACTATCACGATGACCTCCGCCTCGGCCACGTCCTGGCGGACGCCGCCGACGCCGCGACCATGGAGCGGTTCAAGGCACTCGACCTCAAGGTCGAGACCAAACCGGACATGACTCCGGTGAGCGAGGCCGACAAGGCGGCCGAGGAACTGATCCGTGGTCATCTGCAGCGCGCCCGTCCGCGCGACGCCGTCCTGGGCGAGGAGTTCGGCAGCGAGGGCTCCGGCCCGCGCCGCTGGATCATCGACCCCATCGACGGCACCAAGAACTATGTGCGCGGGGTGCCGGTCTGGGCCACGCTCATCGCCCTGATGGAGCGCGGCGAGGGCGGCGACCGCCCGGTGGTCGGCGTCGTCTCCGCACCCGCGCTCAACCGCCGCTGGTGGGCGGCGGAGGGCCTCGGCGCGTACACGGGCCGCAGCCTGACCTCCGCCACCCGGCTCCAGGCATCGCGGGTGAGCCGCCTCCAGGACGCCTCGTTCGCGTACTCCTCGCTCACCGGCTGGGAGGAGCAGGGCCGCCTGCCCGGCTTCCTCGAACTGTCCCGGGACTGCTGGCGCACCCGCGGCTACGGCGACTTCTGGCCGTACATGATGGTCGCCGAGGGCTCGGTGGACATCTGCGCGGAGCCGGAGCTGTCGCTGTGGGACATGGCGGCCTGCGCGGTCGTCGTGCAGGAGGCGGGCGGCCGGTTCACCGGCCTGGACGGTGTGCCGGGGCCGCACAGCGGGAACGCCGCGGCCTCCAACGGCCTGCTGCACGAGGAGCTGCTCAGCTACATCGGCGACGAGCGCCGCTGA
- a CDS encoding cyclic nucleotide-binding/CBS domain-containing protein, translating to MYVRNAMSTVVLTIGPAHTLRQAARLMAARRVGAAVVLDTDTSGLGILTERDILNSLGAGEDPDRETAQAHTTSDVVFAAPEWTLDEAAAAMVHGGFRHLIVLDDLEPVGIVSVRDIIRCRAAVPEQRTERVSPVPA from the coding sequence ATGTACGTGCGCAACGCCATGAGCACGGTGGTCCTCACCATCGGGCCCGCCCACACACTGCGCCAGGCGGCCCGTCTGATGGCGGCGCGGCGCGTCGGCGCGGCCGTCGTCCTGGACACCGACACCAGCGGACTCGGCATCCTCACCGAACGCGACATCCTCAACTCCCTGGGCGCGGGAGAGGACCCGGACCGGGAGACCGCACAGGCCCACACGACCTCGGACGTGGTCTTCGCCGCTCCGGAGTGGACGCTCGACGAGGCCGCCGCCGCCATGGTGCACGGCGGCTTCCGGCATCTCATCGTGCTCGACGACCTGGAGCCGGTGGGAATCGTGTCGGTCCGCGACATCATCCGGTGTCGGGCCGCAGTCCCGGAGCAGCGCACGGAGCGGGTCAGCCCCGTACCGGCGTGA
- a CDS encoding catalase: protein MTQEAHVSVQSSTGPLTTEAGAPVADNQNSETAGIGGPGLIQDQLLMEKLAHFNRERIPERVVHARGAGAYGTFTVTADVTRYTRAKFLSEVGKQTETFLRFSTVAGNLGSADAVRDPRGFALKFYTEEGNYDLVGNNTPVFFIKDAIKFPDFIHTQKRDPYTGSQEADNVWDFWGLSPESTHQVTWLFGDRGIPASYRHMDGFGSHTFQWNNEAGEVFWVKYHFKTDQGIKCLTQPEADKLAGEDPDSHQRDLRESIERGDFPSWTVQVQIMPAADAATYRFNPFDLTKVWPHADYPPIEIGKLELNRNPENIFAEVEQAIFSPHHFVPGIGPSPDKMLQGRLFAYGDAHRYRVGINADHLPVNRPHATEARSHGRDGALYDGRHGGAKNYEPNSFGGPVETGRPAWQPIAVSGTTGESEAPSHAEDNDYVQAGNLYRLMTEEEKERLVGNLAGFISKVSRDDIAQRAIENFRKADPDYGKRLEAAVQALRG, encoded by the coding sequence ATGACTCAGGAGGCGCACGTGTCGGTACAGAGCAGCACCGGACCGCTGACCACGGAGGCCGGGGCTCCGGTCGCGGACAACCAGAACAGCGAGACGGCCGGCATCGGCGGTCCCGGACTCATCCAGGACCAGCTCCTGATGGAGAAGCTCGCGCACTTCAACCGCGAGCGCATCCCGGAGCGCGTGGTGCACGCCCGCGGCGCCGGGGCCTACGGCACCTTCACGGTGACCGCGGACGTCACGCGGTACACCCGCGCCAAGTTCCTCTCCGAGGTCGGCAAGCAGACCGAGACGTTCCTCCGGTTCTCCACGGTCGCCGGCAACCTCGGCTCCGCCGACGCGGTGCGCGACCCGCGCGGCTTCGCGCTGAAGTTCTACACCGAAGAGGGCAACTACGACCTCGTCGGCAACAACACCCCGGTGTTCTTCATCAAGGACGCCATCAAGTTCCCCGACTTCATCCACACCCAGAAGCGCGACCCGTACACGGGCTCGCAGGAGGCGGACAACGTCTGGGACTTCTGGGGCCTGTCGCCCGAGTCCACCCACCAGGTGACCTGGCTCTTCGGTGACCGCGGCATCCCGGCGTCCTACCGCCACATGGACGGCTTCGGCTCGCACACCTTCCAGTGGAACAACGAGGCCGGCGAGGTCTTCTGGGTCAAGTACCACTTCAAGACCGACCAGGGCATCAAGTGCCTGACCCAGCCGGAGGCCGACAAGCTCGCCGGTGAGGACCCGGACAGCCACCAGCGCGACCTGCGCGAGTCCATCGAGCGCGGCGACTTCCCGAGCTGGACCGTCCAGGTGCAGATCATGCCGGCCGCCGACGCCGCGACGTACCGCTTCAACCCGTTCGACCTGACCAAGGTCTGGCCGCACGCGGACTACCCGCCGATCGAGATCGGCAAGCTGGAGCTCAACCGCAACCCGGAGAACATCTTCGCCGAGGTCGAGCAGGCGATCTTCTCCCCGCACCACTTCGTGCCGGGCATCGGCCCCTCGCCCGACAAGATGCTCCAGGGCCGGCTGTTCGCGTACGGCGACGCCCACCGCTACCGCGTCGGCATCAACGCCGACCACCTGCCGGTCAACCGCCCGCACGCCACCGAGGCCCGCTCGCACGGCCGCGACGGCGCGCTCTACGACGGCCGGCACGGCGGCGCGAAGAACTACGAGCCGAACAGCTTCGGCGGCCCGGTGGAGACCGGCCGCCCGGCGTGGCAGCCGATCGCGGTGAGCGGCACCACCGGCGAGTCGGAGGCTCCCTCGCACGCCGAGGACAACGACTACGTGCAGGCCGGCAACCTGTACCGCCTGATGACGGAGGAGGAGAAGGAGCGTCTGGTCGGCAACCTGGCCGGCTTCATCTCCAAGGTCTCGCGCGACGACATAGCCCAGCGCGCGATCGAGAACTTCCGCAAGGCGGACCCCGACTACGGCAAGCGGCTGGAGGCCGCGGTCCAGGCCCTGCGCGGCTGA
- a CDS encoding Fur family transcriptional regulator, whose translation MSDLLERLRRRGWRLTAQRRVVAEVLDGDHVHYTADEVHAKATERLPEISRATVYNTLGELVSLGEVLEVSTDGRAKRYDPNAHHDHQHLVCSRCGTIRDVHLDSDPLAALPVPERFGFQVSEVSVTYRGICPNCHSHG comes from the coding sequence ATGAGTGACCTGCTGGAACGACTCCGGAGACGCGGCTGGCGGCTGACCGCGCAGCGACGCGTCGTCGCCGAGGTCCTCGACGGGGACCACGTCCACTACACCGCTGACGAGGTGCACGCGAAGGCGACCGAGCGGCTGCCGGAGATCTCGCGCGCCACCGTCTACAACACGCTCGGCGAGCTGGTCTCGCTCGGTGAGGTGCTGGAGGTCAGCACGGACGGCCGCGCCAAGCGGTACGACCCCAACGCCCACCACGACCACCAGCACCTGGTGTGCTCGCGGTGCGGGACCATAAGGGACGTACACCTGGACAGCGACCCGCTCGCCGCCCTGCCGGTGCCGGAACGGTTCGGCTTCCAGGTCTCCGAGGTGTCGGTGACGTACCGGGGCATCTGCCCGAACTGCCACTCCCACGGCTGA